A stretch of DNA from bacterium:
GTCCACTGGATCATGAGAAACCGGCCCAAGCGCATGAGACACCCTCTCACCCTCAAAATCCTGCTGTTTCTGTGTCTCGCTCCCCTTTCCGCCCAGACCAATCAAAGCGTGCCCAGGGCCTCACGCCCCAAGCCACGCCCCGTTGCGCAGCCCACGGCGCCCCCTTCCACCGTCTTCAGCGTCTTTGGCGACACCCGCCCCGGCGGTAAGCCCGAGCGCCTCAAGATCGTGTCCGCCGTAGCCCGCGCCATGGCCGCCGAACGCCCTGCCTTCACTCTCGGCACCGGCGACTACATTGACGGCGCCAACAACGCCGCCGACGTCCGCCGTCAATACCAGCGCTTCTTCGAGGCCCTGTTGCCGCTCCAGAAGTCCGGCCCCGTGCCCCTGGCCGCGGCCGCTGGCAACCACGACCTGGGTGGGGGGCTGGGCGGCCTGTTCGAGCAGTACTTCGGACGCCGCTACTACTCCTTCGACGTCAGCTGCGCGCACTTCGTCATCCTCGACACTCAGCAGCCCGGCCAGTATGGCCGGATTGACGGGACACAATGGCAGTGGCTCTACCAGGACCTGACGCAGGCCCAGGACAAATCGCTCATCTTCGTGACCCTCCACCAGCCACTCTTCCCGGTCAGCGTCCATCGCGGCAGTTCGCTCGACAAGTACCCCAAGTACCGCGACCGCCTCCACCTGCTGTTCGCCAGGGCCAAAGTCAACGCGGTC
This window harbors:
- a CDS encoding metallophosphoesterase produces the protein MRHPLTLKILLFLCLAPLSAQTNQSVPRASRPKPRPVAQPTAPPSTVFSVFGDTRPGGKPERLKIVSAVARAMAAERPAFTLGTGDYIDGANNAADVRRQYQRFFEALLPLQKSGPVPLAAAAGNHDLGGGLGGLFEQYFGRRYYSFDVSCAHFVILDTQQPGQYGRIDGTQWQWLYQDLTQAQDKSLIFVTLHQPLFPVSVHRGSSLDKYPKYRDRLHLLFARAKVNAVFAGHEHLYNHQVRDKVHYFITAGGGAPLYANPDADGLYHYLRVQYNDDDYAVEVKQVQP